A window of Microcystis aeruginosa FD4 contains these coding sequences:
- the rpsD gene encoding 30S ribosomal protein S4, whose amino-acid sequence MSRYRGPRLRVVRRLGELPGLTRKNARRAYAPGQHGQARKKRSEYAIRLEEKQKLRFNYGVSEKQLIRYVRKARRATGSTGQVLLQLLEMRLDNTVFRLGMAGTIPGARQLVNHGHVTVNGRVVDIASYQCRPGDVIGVRNQERSQDLVKRNMEYPGLANLPSHLEFDKNTLVGKVNGVVEREWIALSINELLVVEYYSRKV is encoded by the coding sequence ATGTCTCGTTATAGAGGACCGCGCTTGCGCGTTGTGCGTCGTTTAGGGGAATTACCAGGGTTAACCCGTAAAAATGCCCGTCGTGCCTATGCACCGGGGCAACATGGCCAGGCCCGGAAAAAACGTTCAGAATATGCCATTCGTCTAGAAGAAAAACAAAAACTGCGTTTTAACTACGGTGTCAGCGAAAAACAATTAATTCGCTATGTCCGCAAAGCTCGCCGGGCTACCGGTTCCACCGGTCAGGTGCTGCTGCAACTCTTAGAAATGCGTCTGGATAATACCGTTTTCCGTCTCGGGATGGCCGGGACAATTCCGGGGGCGCGACAATTAGTCAATCACGGTCACGTCACCGTTAACGGTAGAGTTGTGGATATTGCCAGTTATCAGTGCCGTCCGGGTGATGTGATTGGAGTCAGAAATCAAGAGCGTTCCCAGGATCTCGTCAAAAGAAATATGGAATACCCCGGTTTAGCCAATCTGCCGAGTCATTTGGAATTTGACAAAAACACCCTCGTGGGCAAAGTGAATGGCGTTGTGGAAAGAGAATGGATTGCCCTCTCGATTAATGAACTGTTAGTAGTGGAATACTACTCTCGGAAAGTCTAG
- a CDS encoding aldo/keto reductase produces MRYRRFGRTNWQFSLFSLGTMRCLSSESVFTATVDRALELGINHLETARGYGNSEVFLGRYLQRQGVREQVYLTTKLVPTPDRQTMEKAIAESLKRLQLNYLDCLAIHGINTREHLNWIKDPQGCMKAVFMAQEAGKIGHIGFSTHAPLEIILETINTDFFAFVNIHYYFFWQRQQPAIALAQAKDMGVFIISPADKGGGLHRPPKKLEELCAPFSPLELNYRFLLSDPRITTLSVGAAIPEELEAIINVCEREQPLDAAEIAVFKRLEAHLTDKLATDLCSQCYQCLPCPENINIPEVLRLRNLAVAYEMTDFGQYRYRMLENAGHWFPGRKANNCTECGDCLPRCPEKLPIPQLLFNTHELLKGPAQRRLWSS; encoded by the coding sequence ATGCGTTATCGACGATTTGGCCGTACTAATTGGCAATTTTCGCTGTTTTCCCTGGGGACAATGCGCTGTTTGTCCTCAGAGTCGGTGTTTACCGCAACAGTCGATCGCGCCCTAGAATTGGGGATTAATCACCTAGAAACGGCCAGAGGTTACGGTAATAGCGAAGTTTTTCTCGGTCGCTACCTGCAGCGTCAAGGGGTGCGGGAGCAAGTTTATCTGACTACGAAATTAGTCCCCACTCCTGATCGCCAAACTATGGAAAAAGCGATCGCCGAATCCCTAAAACGATTACAATTAAATTATCTCGATTGTCTAGCAATTCACGGTATTAACACCCGCGAGCATTTAAACTGGATTAAAGACCCGCAAGGCTGCATGAAAGCCGTTTTTATGGCCCAAGAAGCGGGAAAAATCGGTCATATTGGCTTTTCTACCCATGCACCCCTAGAAATTATTCTGGAGACGATCAATACAGATTTCTTTGCTTTTGTCAATATCCATTACTATTTTTTTTGGCAAAGACAGCAACCGGCGATCGCTTTAGCCCAAGCAAAGGACATGGGTGTGTTTATTATCTCCCCTGCTGATAAGGGAGGTGGTCTCCACAGACCTCCCAAGAAGCTAGAGGAATTATGCGCTCCTTTTTCACCCCTAGAGCTAAATTATCGCTTTTTATTGAGCGATCCGCGCATTACTACCCTCAGCGTCGGGGCAGCGATCCCAGAGGAATTAGAAGCAATTATTAACGTATGCGAACGAGAGCAGCCCTTAGATGCGGCAGAAATTGCCGTTTTTAAGCGTTTAGAGGCACATTTAACCGATAAATTGGCCACAGATCTATGTAGCCAATGTTATCAATGTTTACCCTGTCCCGAAAATATTAACATCCCCGAAGTGTTGAGACTGCGGAATCTGGCAGTAGCTTACGAAATGACCGATTTTGGCCAGTATCGCTATCGAATGCTAGAAAATGCCGGTCATTGGTTCCCCGGACGCAAAGCGAATAATTGTACTGAATGCGGTGATTGTTTGCCTCGCTGCCCGGAAAAATTGCCGATTCCCCAGCTGCTATTTAATACACACGAACTACTTAAAGGACCAGCGCAACGGAGATTGTGGTCATCTTAA
- a CDS encoding DUF6603 domain-containing protein, which produces MSILSDTKTTLENHLREGNLILNKDLIPFDNIKAFLESLPDQQLLIAVPSPDNISLSGQNFPQELILRGQLADYWNIKGIGDRILNITQITVSFSQSNESALVVTTLIIDGLLNLNAKQIPVQGRLIEGNRLKFNLNNSITTDFSLSEIADYATHSAMVEYLPTGVDIFNNVIIASLDLDFSFDSLVPTLFSITCNPSGSEWSIINNFTSLKNLGVVISSKYSPRNQDQLNLSFGGNIHGTLHIGRDYNIIIYFQGRNFWELTIIPANSNILPGLSELAELAGGDNLKTTVQNGLNAIGLGEISIQGVSIGFDLQSKKLSYISMRSQIAVAGVKVNLFTRLPNFEFAGSKSQDSSISLKALIQHYFIQAEDFPELDITEFVFTAYPSESSYTIHTIIEDVWEFKIASSSIAIAELELELTKSGNSISGSITASLMVADVSIFILANSPENRGNGWQFEGKTGTGNEIYLGTLIKELATKFGTDQTLPSSVSDLIIENIGVSFNTKTKDFTFTCESKFPIDNQEVDITLNINIIQQLDGSYKKHFDGHITIGSLKFALIFDTDKDKTSTNFLAAYHDEETVKIKDLIGYLDPQLEIPEGLEISLKDALFVYSKQATITNFLFGLNIGGGINLSNLPLVGQEFPKDQTIGVDDLQFLIANKDFASLEITAFNNLIGQGTQIPIKDSNTQTAIALPKGLNVAAKMQFGSQTNILALPISSSTPQTPTPSQPTVIPSTTTPPSDNATWFKIQKSFGPVHFERVGVQYKDAAIGFLLDASLNLAGLSLSLDGLAVNSPLNQFNPQFELKGIGIDYKGSDTLEIGGAFLRTKITTQDGKTYDEYNGAAVIKFNVKGKALKLSAIGSYAYFEGHPSLFIYAILDYPIGGPSFFFVTGLAAGFGYNRALKVPTIDQVATFPLVAEAVNPPPAEGSNSDQAARLTGELTKLRDYIPPETGQIFLAIGIKFTSFKLIDSFLLLTVAFGNRFELNILGLATLIAPPNVGAGVPPVAQVQLAIKASFLPAEGFIGVIAQLTPNSYILSQACHLTGGFAFYGWFAPNVHEGDFVLTLGGYHPLFKVPDHYPKVPPLTINWQVNSELYIKADAYFALTPSAIMAGGHLQATWNSGPLSAWFNAGADFLMSWKPYHYDISIYVDMGVSYTFHFFGTHHITVQLGADLHIWGPEFTGIAHIHLRIISFDVRFGSSASQSPKAIDWNEFKTSFLPAADAICSITVQEGLVRKVNQDDKTDLGIINPKDFCLVTNSVIPANKAVYTKDITLQDDQIQIAASNTQFGISPMEVKSEQLTSDLTISITRDGKSLSSAEFDEDFACIPLFKKVPIALWGESLTPSLNGNQFIENTLSGLEIKPKKQPEPGATQAINRSELQFSTTQINNAYHWQTISTFQEETTKDISSTIVDNAVNNTRDNLLKALNLNSEEIDLSATIADNLLGSPKIGVLVN; this is translated from the coding sequence ATGTCAATACTTAGCGATACGAAGACAACATTAGAAAATCACCTTAGAGAAGGAAATCTGATCTTAAATAAAGATTTGATTCCCTTTGATAACATTAAAGCTTTTTTAGAAAGCTTACCCGATCAACAATTACTCATCGCTGTTCCAAGTCCCGATAATATCAGCCTCTCTGGTCAAAATTTTCCTCAAGAACTTATTCTCAGAGGACAGCTTGCTGACTACTGGAATATCAAAGGAATTGGTGATAGAATTTTAAATATTACTCAAATAACAGTAAGTTTTAGCCAATCTAATGAATCTGCTTTAGTTGTCACAACCCTAATCATTGATGGTTTATTGAATCTCAATGCAAAACAGATTCCTGTTCAAGGCAGATTAATTGAAGGAAACCGATTAAAATTTAACTTAAATAATTCAATAACGACTGATTTTTCTCTTTCAGAGATTGCTGATTATGCTACTCATTCGGCAATGGTAGAATACTTACCTACAGGAGTAGATATTTTTAATAATGTGATAATTGCATCCCTAGATTTAGATTTTAGTTTTGACAGTTTAGTGCCCACTTTATTCAGTATAACTTGTAATCCTAGTGGTTCTGAATGGTCAATTATTAATAATTTTACCAGTCTCAAAAATTTAGGCGTAGTAATCAGCAGTAAATATTCTCCTCGGAATCAAGACCAGTTAAATTTATCTTTCGGCGGGAATATTCATGGTACTCTTCATATCGGACGTGATTATAACATTATTATTTACTTTCAGGGACGTAATTTTTGGGAACTAACTATTATTCCAGCCAATAGTAACATTTTACCCGGACTTTCAGAGTTAGCAGAATTAGCAGGGGGAGACAACCTAAAAACCACTGTGCAGAATGGACTAAATGCCATAGGATTAGGAGAAATATCTATTCAAGGTGTCAGCATAGGATTTGATCTGCAAAGCAAAAAATTGTCTTACATATCCATGAGAAGTCAAATCGCTGTTGCTGGAGTAAAAGTCAACCTTTTTACTCGTCTTCCTAATTTTGAATTTGCAGGTAGCAAGTCTCAAGATAGTTCTATTAGTCTGAAAGCTTTGATTCAACATTACTTTATCCAAGCAGAAGATTTTCCCGAATTAGATATTACAGAATTTGTTTTTACCGCTTATCCCAGTGAAAGTTCATACACCATTCATACCATCATTGAGGATGTTTGGGAATTTAAAATTGCCAGTAGTTCAATAGCAATTGCTGAACTTGAATTAGAGTTAACGAAATCAGGTAATAGTATTTCTGGTTCAATCACGGCTAGTTTGATGGTTGCTGATGTTAGTATTTTTATTTTGGCTAACTCTCCAGAAAATAGGGGTAATGGCTGGCAATTTGAAGGTAAAACAGGAACTGGAAACGAAATTTATTTAGGAACATTGATTAAAGAGTTAGCTACCAAATTTGGTACTGATCAAACCCTACCTTCATCTGTATCAGATTTAATCATCGAAAATATTGGAGTATCATTTAACACAAAAACTAAAGATTTTACTTTTACCTGTGAGTCCAAATTTCCTATTGATAATCAAGAAGTAGATATTACCTTAAATATTAATATCATCCAACAATTAGACGGCTCTTATAAAAAACACTTTGATGGACATATCACTATTGGCAGCTTAAAATTTGCCCTCATTTTCGATACAGATAAAGATAAAACCTCTACCAACTTCCTCGCTGCTTACCACGATGAAGAAACGGTAAAAATTAAAGACCTAATTGGTTATCTTGACCCCCAACTAGAAATTCCAGAAGGGTTAGAAATAAGTCTAAAAGATGCTTTATTTGTCTATTCTAAACAAGCAACAATAACTAATTTTCTCTTTGGCTTAAATATTGGTGGTGGCATTAACCTCTCTAACCTTCCCTTAGTGGGCCAAGAATTTCCCAAAGATCAAACCATCGGGGTTGATGACTTACAATTCCTGATCGCCAACAAAGACTTTGCCTCTTTAGAAATCACAGCTTTTAACAACCTGATAGGACAAGGTACTCAAATACCAATAAAAGATAGTAACACCCAAACAGCGATCGCACTCCCGAAAGGTTTAAATGTAGCCGCCAAAATGCAATTCGGTAGCCAAACCAACATTCTCGCCTTGCCAATTTCTTCCTCTACTCCTCAAACCCCTACCCCAAGTCAGCCGACTGTTATTCCCTCTACCACCACCCCCCCCTCTGATAACGCCACTTGGTTTAAAATCCAAAAAAGCTTTGGTCCCGTTCATTTTGAAAGAGTAGGAGTACAGTACAAAGACGCAGCCATCGGCTTCTTATTAGATGCTAGTCTTAACCTAGCCGGACTTTCCCTCTCCCTCGATGGACTTGCCGTTAACTCCCCCCTCAATCAATTTAACCCCCAATTTGAACTTAAAGGCATCGGCATCGACTACAAAGGAAGTGACACATTAGAAATTGGTGGCGCATTCCTCAGAACCAAAATCACCACCCAAGATGGAAAAACCTACGACGAATACAACGGGGCTGCCGTTATCAAATTTAACGTCAAAGGCAAAGCCCTCAAACTTTCCGCCATAGGGTCCTATGCTTATTTTGAAGGGCATCCCTCCCTCTTTATCTACGCCATTCTTGACTACCCCATCGGTGGCCCCTCCTTCTTCTTCGTCACCGGATTAGCCGCCGGTTTTGGTTATAACCGCGCCCTCAAAGTCCCCACCATTGACCAAGTTGCCACCTTCCCCCTTGTCGCCGAAGCCGTTAACCCTCCTCCTGCTGAGGGTTCTAACTCAGACCAAGCTGCCCGACTCACAGGAGAACTAACCAAACTCCGGGACTATATCCCCCCCGAAACCGGGCAAATATTCCTCGCCATCGGCATTAAATTCACCTCCTTTAAACTAATTGACTCTTTTCTCCTGCTTACCGTCGCTTTTGGTAATCGTTTTGAACTTAATATACTTGGTTTAGCCACCCTCATCGCCCCCCCAAATGTAGGCGCAGGAGTCCCCCCAGTTGCCCAAGTACAACTAGCCATCAAAGCCAGTTTTCTGCCCGCCGAAGGATTTATCGGCGTTATTGCCCAACTTACTCCTAACTCTTATATCCTTTCCCAAGCTTGTCATTTAACCGGGGGATTTGCCTTTTATGGCTGGTTTGCCCCTAACGTACATGAGGGAGATTTTGTTCTTACTTTAGGGGGTTATCATCCCCTCTTTAAAGTCCCTGACCATTATCCGAAAGTTCCTCCTCTTACTATTAACTGGCAAGTCAACAGTGAACTTTACATCAAAGCGGATGCTTACTTTGCCCTGACTCCTTCCGCTATTATGGCAGGGGGACATCTCCAAGCTACTTGGAATAGTGGCCCTCTGAGCGCTTGGTTTAACGCCGGGGCAGATTTTCTCATGTCTTGGAAACCCTATCACTACGATATTTCTATCTATGTTGATATGGGAGTGTCCTATACTTTTCACTTTTTTGGGACCCATCATATTACCGTTCAATTAGGGGCAGATTTACACATCTGGGGACCCGAATTTACAGGTATTGCCCATATTCATCTTCGGATTATTTCTTTTGATGTACGTTTTGGTAGCAGTGCTTCTCAATCTCCCAAAGCTATTGACTGGAATGAGTTTAAAACCTCTTTTCTCCCTGCTGCTGATGCTATTTGTAGTATTACTGTTCAAGAGGGTTTAGTCAGAAAAGTTAATCAAGATGATAAAACAGATTTAGGGATCATTAATCCTAAAGATTTCTGCTTAGTCACTAATTCAGTCATTCCTGCTAATAAAGCTGTCTATACTAAAGATATAACTCTTCAAGACGATCAAATCCAAATTGCGGCAAGTAATACCCAATTTGGCATCAGTCCAATGGAAGTCAAATCGGAGCAATTAACCTCAGATTTAACGATTAGTATAACTAGAGATGGCAAGTCTCTAAGTTCAGCAGAATTTGACGAAGATTTTGCTTGTATTCCCCTATTTAAAAAAGTTCCCATCGCACTTTGGGGCGAATCTTTAACCCCTAGTTTGAATGGTAATCAATTTATTGAAAATACCCTATCTGGATTAGAAATTAAACCTAAAAAACAACCAGAACCTGGAGCAACTCAAGCCATTAATCGCAGTGAATTACAATTTAGCACTACTCAAATTAATAATGCTTATCATTGGCAGACGATTAGCACTTTTCAGGAGGAAACCACTAAAGACATTAGTAGCACTATTGTAGATAATGCAGTCAACAACACCAGAGATAATTTACTAAAAGCACTAAATTTAAACAGTGAAGAAATTGATCTCAGTGCAACAATTGCAGACAATTTATTGGGTTCACCTAAAATTGGAGTTTTAGTTAATTAA
- a CDS encoding bifunctional nuclease family protein, with translation MIEMKVAGIALDAITRSPIVLLKDGSERRALPIYIGQDQAKAIITVLEQQKPPRPLTHDLIANIFKVWDMDLEKIIIHSLQDNTFYAVLCLQRGEVKKEIDCRPSDAIAIALRTNSPVWVMEEVIASASIPVDRDADEQERQAFRNFVSNLSPSDLIQRHGDFSDQ, from the coding sequence ATGATCGAAATGAAAGTCGCTGGAATTGCCCTAGACGCTATTACTCGCAGTCCCATTGTACTGCTCAAGGATGGTTCCGAGCGTCGCGCCCTACCTATCTACATCGGACAAGATCAGGCTAAGGCCATTATCACCGTCCTCGAACAACAAAAACCCCCTCGTCCCCTCACCCACGATTTGATCGCTAATATTTTTAAAGTTTGGGACATGGATTTAGAAAAGATTATCATCCATTCTCTCCAAGATAATACTTTTTATGCTGTTCTCTGTCTCCAGCGCGGCGAAGTCAAAAAAGAAATCGATTGTCGTCCCAGTGATGCGATCGCTATTGCCCTGCGTACCAACAGTCCCGTCTGGGTAATGGAAGAAGTGATCGCTTCCGCTTCTATCCCGGTCGATCGTGACGCAGATGAACAGGAACGTCAAGCTTTTCGCAATTTCGTCTCCAATCTTAGCCCCTCAGACCTGATCCAACGTCACGGTGATTTTAGTGATCAGTGA